From the Clostridium putrefaciens genome, one window contains:
- a CDS encoding tyrosine recombinase XerC, whose translation MKYNIKSIYNQDLPPSAIEFLTYLETIKGKSINTIDAYKVDLTMFLRFIKAYKGLCSADLEFEDIPINDVDKTLLKQISLTDLYAFISFTEKHRNNGNYARARKVATLKSFFNFLNNKAKIINENPATELESPKINQRNPVYLTLTESRTLLHSMDKREKNYQRDYCIVTIFLNCGLRLSELCGINISRIKDDTLTVIGKGNKERTVYLNQTTLNAIDDYLKVRDASKVSGSDKDALFISSKNNRINKRSVERVVKKHIKAAGLDSEKYTPHKLRHTAATLMYKHGNVDIRSLQDILGHENISTTQIYTHVDDERLREAVKSNPLNQDEII comes from the coding sequence ATGAAATATAACATAAAGAGTATTTATAATCAAGATCTCCCCCCTTCTGCTATAGAGTTTTTAACTTATTTAGAAACTATTAAAGGTAAATCAATAAATACCATAGATGCATACAAAGTTGACTTAACTATGTTCTTAAGATTTATAAAAGCATACAAAGGTCTTTGCAGTGCTGATTTAGAATTTGAGGACATACCTATTAATGATGTAGATAAAACATTACTCAAACAAATATCCTTAACTGATTTATATGCATTTATATCATTTACCGAAAAACATAGAAATAATGGTAATTATGCTAGAGCTAGAAAAGTAGCTACTTTAAAGTCTTTTTTTAATTTTCTTAACAATAAAGCTAAGATAATTAATGAAAATCCTGCTACAGAATTAGAATCTCCAAAGATAAACCAAAGGAACCCTGTATATTTAACTCTTACTGAGAGCCGCACCCTTCTACATTCAATGGATAAAAGGGAGAAAAATTATCAGAGAGATTATTGCATAGTAACCATATTTTTGAACTGTGGATTAAGACTTTCAGAACTATGTGGTATAAACATTTCTAGAATTAAAGATGATACTTTAACTGTTATAGGTAAAGGAAATAAAGAAAGGACTGTTTACTTAAATCAAACCACGTTAAACGCTATAGATGATTATTTAAAAGTAAGGGATGCATCAAAGGTTTCAGGAAGTGATAAGGATGCTTTATTTATAAGTTCAAAAAATAATCGAATAAATAAAAGAAGTGTTGAAAGAGTAGTAAAAAAACATATAAAAGCAGCGGGGTTAGATAGTGAAAAGTATACTCCTCACAAATTAAGACACACCGCAGCAACTTTAATGTACAAGCATGGTAATGTAGATATAAGAAGTCTTCAAGATATATTAGGTCATGAAAACATATCTACTACCCAAATATATACACACGTAGATGATGAAAGATTAAGAGAGGCGGTAAAATCCAATCCTTTAAACCAAGACGAAATTATATGA
- the purB gene encoding adenylosuccinate lyase: MRNQYSTPLNSRYSSKEMSYLFSEEYKFTTWRKLWVALARSERELGLQITEKQVLKLEENIHNINYEDAIMKEKEIRHDVMSHIYAYGLECPESKAIIHLGATSCFVGDNTDLIVMKDALNLIKKKLLNIINSLSKFAVEYKDVPTLGFTHFQPAQLTTVGKRATLWIQDLMIDLESLQYVIDSLKFRGVKGTTGTQASFMNLFNNDEELVKKLDTLVAREFGFKESYDVTGQTYPRKIDSIVLNTLSEIAQSAYKFSNDLRLLQGMKEMEEPFEKNQVGSSAMAYKRNPMRSERIGALSRLVIVNSLNPAITAATQWFERTLDDSANKRIAIAEAFLALDGALNLYSNISSNLVVYDKIIESHVTNELPFMATENILMEAVKKGGDRQELHERIRIHSMESASRIKKEGLNNDLIDRIINDKSFPFTEDEIIKIINPKNFIGRAPGQVTDFIQSKIKPILENNSDLIGGITEINV, from the coding sequence ATGAGAAACCAATATTCTACACCGCTTAATAGTAGGTATTCTTCTAAGGAAATGAGCTATTTATTTTCCGAAGAATATAAGTTTACTACTTGGAGAAAGTTATGGGTTGCATTAGCAAGAAGTGAGAGAGAACTCGGACTTCAGATAACTGAAAAGCAAGTTTTAAAATTAGAAGAAAATATACATAATATAAATTATGAAGACGCTATAATGAAAGAAAAAGAAATAAGACATGATGTTATGAGTCATATTTATGCATATGGACTTGAATGTCCTGAATCAAAAGCAATAATACATTTAGGCGCTACTAGCTGTTTTGTTGGAGATAATACAGATCTTATAGTAATGAAGGATGCCCTTAATCTTATTAAAAAGAAGCTTTTAAATATAATAAATTCTCTATCCAAATTTGCAGTAGAATATAAAGATGTACCCACACTAGGATTTACACATTTCCAACCAGCTCAACTTACAACAGTAGGGAAAAGGGCGACTTTATGGATTCAAGATCTTATGATAGATTTAGAAAGCTTGCAATATGTAATAGATTCACTGAAGTTTAGAGGTGTAAAAGGGACTACTGGAACTCAGGCGAGTTTTATGAATTTATTTAATAACGATGAAGAGCTAGTAAAAAAACTAGATACATTAGTTGCTAGAGAATTTGGATTTAAAGAAAGTTATGATGTTACAGGCCAAACATATCCTAGAAAGATAGATTCTATAGTGCTTAATACACTTTCTGAAATAGCTCAAAGTGCATATAAGTTTAGTAATGACTTAAGGTTACTTCAAGGTATGAAGGAAATGGAAGAACCTTTTGAAAAGAATCAAGTAGGTTCATCGGCTATGGCGTACAAGAGGAACCCTATGAGGTCTGAGCGCATAGGTGCTCTATCAAGACTAGTTATAGTGAATTCTTTAAACCCTGCAATAACCGCTGCTACTCAATGGTTTGAAAGAACTTTAGATGACTCTGCAAATAAGAGAATAGCAATAGCAGAAGCTTTCTTAGCTTTAGATGGAGCTTTGAATCTTTATTCAAATATATCTTCAAATTTAGTGGTATATGATAAGATAATTGAATCTCATGTAACTAATGAATTACCTTTTATGGCCACAGAAAACATATTAATGGAAGCTGTAAAAAAAGGTGGAGACAGGCAAGAACTTCATGAAAGAATAAGAATACATTCTATGGAATCAGCAAGCAGGATTAAAAAAGAAGGACTTAATAACGACTTAATAGATCGAATAATAAATGATAAAAGCTTCCCTTTTACCGAAGATGAGATTATAAAAATTATAAATCCTAAAAACTTCATAGGAAGAGCTCCGGGTCAAGTTACAGATTTTATTCAATCTAAGATAAAACCTATACTTGAAAATAATTCTGATTTAATTGGCGGAATAACTGAAATTAACGTATAA